The DNA sequence AATTCCGCTTTGAGTTCTGCAATCAGTTCTCGATATGTAAGACTGTTAAAATAGCGTCGCGCTTTTGGCATGGATGCTATTCCAGTCCTATCTGTATAATCCATCTTGCCAAAATACACCCCGTCGGCTGCTTCGGCTATTTGTTCGGCAAATTGGCGCGGTTGACAATACAGTACGGGAGCGAGCGATGCGGTGACGTGAATGCCAGCTTCGCGCAATCGCTTCATCGCTTTGAGACGCACGCCGATTTTCGGTGCTTTTGGCTCTGTGCGTTTGCGAACCCGGTCGTCATTCGTCGGCACGGAAAATCCCACCCGCAATCGACTGCCAAATTGCGTCAATAAATCCAGGTCATCCAAAACCAGATGACTGCGCGTATGCACGGTTAGAGCCTTCAGATTGCAGTCCACCAGCACTTTTAAGCAGCGCCGGCTCAATCGATATTTTCGCTCGATGTATTGATAGGGATCGGTCGCTGATCCCATGAAAATTTTGCGCCCGTAAATTTTGGCACGCGCCTTGCCCAATAAAAAAGGCGCGTTCATTTTGGGCTGTACCCACTCACCCCATGTCTTGGGATATTCGTAGGCGAATGGAAACTTCATTACATAGCAGTAGGCACATCCCAGGCCACAGCCAGAATAGGGGTTGAGGGTGTATTCCGTTATGGGTTCGCCGGGTGGATTTTGAGGCACGAGTACCGATCTTACATTGGTCTCGTCGATGTGCAATAATGGCATATTTGCTGCCTCCTGTACGCTTTAGTATTCTACTAAATATACTGCACATTTGTATATTATTCAAGAAAAAAGACCGTTGCAGGAGGTTCATCTCTCGCAACGGTCTCAACAGGAATGCGGCTTTTTTTTAGTTTAGGCGATACTCAACCCACTCGTTTTCACCGGTCGGTCCTCTGGTGTACCACGCTTTTCGTCCCGGGGGATCGAGTACGATGCCAGCAATGGTTTGACCGCAGGCTTCGCCATTGTGAATTTCGTTGTGGCGGCATATTCCCACGGGGGTATTTACGCGATCTGATAGCATATTTTTCAGGGCATCCGCATTGCGTTTGTCGCAGGATTTTAACAATCTGGTGGCGC is a window from the Gemmatimonadota bacterium genome containing:
- a CDS encoding radical SAM protein, whose translation is MPLLHIDETNVRSVLVPQNPPGEPITEYTLNPYSGCGLGCAYCYVMKFPFAYEYPKTWGEWVQPKMNAPFLLGKARAKIYGRKIFMGSATDPYQYIERKYRLSRRCLKVLVDCNLKALTVHTRSHLVLDDLDLLTQFGSRLRVGFSVPTNDDRVRKRTEPKAPKIGVRLKAMKRLREAGIHVTASLAPVLYCQPRQFAEQIAEAADGVYFGKMDYTDRTGIASMPKARRYFNSLTYRELIAELKAELINVGMLKSEK